From a region of the Candidatus Rhabdochlamydia porcellionis genome:
- the accC gene encoding acetyl-CoA carboxylase biotin carboxylase subunit — MQKVLIANRGEIAVRIIQACHDLGLQTVAVYSQADAEALHVLHADEAICIGEPPLLKSYLKIPNILSACEVTGADAIHPGYGFLSENANFASICESCGVNFIGPSSQAIALLGDKAGAKATAKNVKCPVIPGSKGVILDVKEALKEAKQIGFPIFIKASAGGGGKGIRIAYSVEEFVRQFSAAKTEAETIFNNADVYLEKMIVNPRHIEIQVLGDKYGNYVHLGERDCTVQRRRQKLIEEAPSPLLNPSLRKKMGEAAVEIVKAAHYHSVGTVEFLLDENKDFYFMEVNTRIQVEHTITEELTNIDLVKEQIKVAMGEKLKIKQKDICFDGHVIQCRINAENPANHFTPCPGILEYYIPPVGPHVRIDSACYSGYRISPYYDSMIAKLIVKGKDRKEAIAVAKRALKEFHIGGIDSTIAFHLFMLENKCFLNNEYFINYIDLLIAEGCNFTKPKE, encoded by the coding sequence ATGCAGAAAGTCTTAATTGCTAATCGAGGTGAAATTGCTGTACGGATTATTCAAGCATGTCATGACTTAGGTCTACAAACAGTTGCTGTGTATTCTCAAGCAGATGCAGAAGCGTTGCATGTGCTACATGCAGATGAAGCAATCTGTATAGGAGAGCCACCTCTCTTAAAATCTTATCTTAAAATACCCAATATTTTATCTGCATGTGAAGTAACAGGAGCAGATGCTATTCACCCAGGATATGGTTTCTTAAGTGAAAATGCAAATTTTGCTTCTATTTGCGAAAGCTGTGGGGTGAATTTTATTGGGCCTTCTTCTCAAGCGATTGCTCTTTTGGGGGATAAAGCTGGGGCAAAAGCCACCGCAAAAAACGTTAAATGTCCTGTGATACCAGGATCAAAAGGCGTGATTTTAGACGTAAAAGAGGCACTAAAAGAAGCCAAGCAAATAGGGTTTCCCATTTTTATTAAAGCGTCTGCTGGCGGTGGTGGTAAGGGAATTCGTATAGCTTATAGCGTTGAAGAATTTGTAAGACAGTTTTCTGCTGCAAAAACAGAAGCTGAAACCATCTTTAATAATGCAGATGTCTATTTAGAAAAAATGATTGTAAATCCTCGTCATATTGAGATACAGGTCTTAGGAGATAAATATGGAAATTACGTACATTTGGGGGAGAGAGACTGTACTGTTCAAAGGAGAAGACAAAAATTAATCGAAGAAGCCCCTTCTCCTTTATTAAATCCTTCTTTGCGTAAGAAAATGGGAGAAGCCGCTGTTGAGATTGTTAAAGCTGCTCATTATCATTCCGTAGGAACGGTAGAGTTTTTATTAGATGAGAATAAAGACTTTTACTTTATGGAAGTAAACACTCGTATTCAAGTAGAGCATACCATTACAGAAGAATTAACAAATATTGATTTAGTCAAGGAGCAGATTAAAGTAGCAATGGGCGAGAAGCTGAAGATCAAGCAAAAAGATATTTGTTTTGATGGGCATGTCATTCAATGTCGAATTAATGCAGAGAATCCTGCAAATCATTTCACGCCTTGCCCTGGAATACTAGAATATTATATTCCTCCTGTAGGTCCCCATGTGCGTATAGATAGTGCTTGTTATTCTGGTTATCGAATTTCACCTTATTACGATTCAATGATTGCTAAATTGATTGTGAAAGGAAAAGATCGTAAGGAAGCCATTGCAGTTGCTAAACGAGCTCTAAAAGAGTTTCATATCGGTGGGATAGATTCTACTATTGCTTTTCACTTATTTATGTTAGAAAACAAGTGTTTTCTAAATAATGAGTATTTTATCAATTATATTGATCTACTAATTGCAGAAGGATGTAATTTTACTAAACCCAAAGAATAA
- the accB gene encoding acetyl-CoA carboxylase biotin carboxyl carrier protein, which translates to MNTSRGFKGGIRVELKEIKDLMTAMRKTGIQKLIIKKKEGDELHLETQIGSHTSPISFSSVEQNKEQAFFHSPPIHSSEKPSSLAKEEKPGQHITAPLVGTFYSSASPDDEPFVKVGDMVKEDTVLCIIEAMKVMNEVKAATSGKIAEILVENGHPVEFGTKMFRIV; encoded by the coding sequence ATGAATACATCCAGAGGGTTTAAAGGAGGCATAAGAGTGGAGCTTAAGGAAATTAAAGATTTGATGACTGCTATGCGAAAAACAGGCATCCAAAAACTGATCATTAAAAAAAAAGAAGGAGATGAGCTGCACCTAGAAACGCAAATTGGTTCTCATACATCGCCTATTAGTTTTTCATCTGTAGAGCAGAATAAAGAGCAGGCTTTTTTCCATTCTCCTCCCATACATTCATCAGAAAAGCCTTCTTCTCTTGCAAAAGAAGAAAAACCAGGGCAACATATTACAGCTCCTCTAGTAGGGACATTTTATAGTTCTGCTTCACCAGACGATGAGCCATTTGTTAAAGTAGGAGATATGGTTAAAGAGGATACCGTTCTCTGTATTATTGAAGCAATGAAGGTTATGAATGAAGTAAAAGCAGCAACAAGTGGCAAAATTGCAGAAATTCTTGTAGAAAACGGGCATCCCGTAGAATTTGGAACTAAGATGTTCCGCATTGTATAA
- a CDS encoding elongation factor P, with product MITGNQISPGMVLSIDSKMYKVESCVKVTVAKDNPFVKTTLKNLFTAEISEKNFKLNQVVADAAPLERSLEYLYLEKENYLFLDIGSLEQVLVPSQIIGNKVNYLKEGTSLKAVFYGDAVFSIELPQFLELVVLKTEEMESALKMTNSTKIALLETGAKIEVPVFIESGDIIKIDTQTNEYIQRV from the coding sequence ATGATAACAGGCAATCAAATTTCTCCTGGAATGGTTCTTTCTATTGATAGTAAAATGTATAAAGTAGAATCTTGTGTTAAAGTAACTGTTGCTAAAGATAATCCTTTTGTGAAAACAACGTTAAAAAATCTTTTCACAGCAGAGATATCGGAAAAAAATTTTAAACTCAATCAAGTTGTAGCAGATGCTGCTCCTCTTGAAAGATCTCTAGAGTACCTATATCTAGAAAAAGAAAATTATCTGTTTCTTGATATAGGAAGTCTAGAACAGGTCTTAGTTCCCTCTCAGATTATTGGTAATAAAGTAAATTATTTGAAAGAAGGCACCTCTTTAAAAGCTGTATTCTATGGCGATGCTGTTTTTTCTATTGAACTGCCCCAATTTTTAGAACTTGTTGTGCTTAAGACAGAAGAAATGGAATCGGCATTAAAAATGACTAATTCTACAAAAATAGCTTTATTAGAAACCGGGGCTAAAATTGAAGTGCCTGTTTTTATCGAATCTGGAGATATTATAAAGATAGATACACAAACAAATGAATACATCCAGAGGGTTTAA
- a CDS encoding HAD family hydrolase, giving the protein MLIIFDLDDTLVKTSDCITYILLERSLRAMVNKGFKTQNFNQALFLLRELNKQASNAEEALKKFIIGMRENLEFINIGKEQLTNFTLDMPIFPLELAVETLCLLKRKKHSLCLVTIGKDSLQRQKLEKAGIDPILFSKIVVSEDRNKKPHYERLLAEFGYSPEQVMVCGDRISVDLEPAIQLNCKTVHMLCGRGLNSKEKTSKAKITYRISSLVELGNLRELR; this is encoded by the coding sequence TTGTTAATTATCTTTGATCTTGATGATACACTAGTTAAGACATCTGATTGCATTACATATATATTGCTTGAGCGTAGTTTGCGTGCAATGGTCAATAAAGGTTTTAAAACACAGAACTTTAATCAGGCACTTTTTCTTCTAAGAGAGCTTAATAAGCAAGCTTCAAACGCAGAAGAAGCTTTAAAAAAATTTATTATTGGTATGCGTGAAAATCTTGAATTTATCAATATTGGTAAGGAGCAACTCACTAATTTTACATTAGATATGCCTATTTTCCCCTTAGAATTAGCTGTTGAAACCCTTTGTTTATTAAAGAGAAAAAAGCATAGTTTGTGTTTGGTAACAATAGGAAAAGATTCTTTACAGAGGCAAAAACTAGAAAAAGCTGGTATTGATCCAATTCTTTTTAGTAAGATCGTTGTATCTGAAGATAGAAATAAAAAACCTCATTACGAAAGACTTTTAGCAGAATTTGGCTATAGCCCAGAGCAAGTGATGGTTTGCGGGGATCGTATCTCTGTGGATCTTGAACCAGCAATACAATTAAACTGTAAAACAGTGCATATGTTATGTGGTAGAGGCTTAAACTCTAAAGAAAAAACATCTAAAGCTAAAATTACTTATCGTATTTCAAGCTTAGTGGAACTGGGCAACTTGAGAGAGCTTAGATAA
- a CDS encoding gluconeogenesis factor YvcK family protein, translated as MKKVVIIGGGTGNFTVLRGLKDYPVNLSAIVSMADDGGSTGILRDELGVLPPGDVRQCLIALSNSSNMMRSLMNYRFENGGLEGHSFGNLLLSALEKVTGSFEKAVEEVGKILFIKGKVIPVTTHQVRLKMLLSNRKLLEGEREVYLSHEIDQGYKSIYLEPFPKANPHAIDEIMNADVIILGPGGLHTSLIPNLLVEGLSAALCSSNAKKAFVVNLMNRKGQTTGFKVSDYLEEIVRFIGKDIFDYILVNNEPPPEELIEVYSDEGQIVENDLKDNRIIASPLLGGPKEIPKKDLLKRSLIRHDSKKLAQELIKIVNYL; from the coding sequence ATGAAAAAAGTAGTTATAATCGGTGGTGGAACAGGCAACTTTACCGTTTTGAGAGGATTAAAAGATTATCCTGTTAATTTAAGTGCTATTGTTTCTATGGCCGATGATGGAGGAAGCACAGGAATCTTGCGAGATGAGCTAGGAGTGCTGCCTCCTGGAGACGTCAGGCAGTGTTTAATTGCTCTTTCAAATTCTTCTAATATGATGCGCTCTTTAATGAATTATCGTTTTGAAAACGGGGGATTAGAAGGGCATAGCTTTGGAAATCTTCTTCTTTCTGCTCTAGAAAAGGTAACAGGTAGTTTTGAAAAAGCTGTAGAAGAGGTAGGTAAAATTTTATTTATCAAAGGTAAGGTTATTCCTGTAACCACTCATCAGGTGCGTTTAAAAATGCTTTTAAGCAATCGGAAATTGCTAGAAGGAGAAAGAGAAGTATATCTTTCTCACGAGATTGATCAAGGATATAAAAGCATTTATTTAGAACCCTTTCCCAAAGCAAACCCTCATGCAATTGATGAAATTATGAATGCCGATGTGATTATTTTAGGTCCAGGAGGGCTTCATACCTCTTTAATTCCTAATTTACTTGTCGAAGGGCTAAGTGCAGCTCTTTGCTCTTCTAATGCAAAAAAAGCGTTTGTAGTGAATTTAATGAATCGCAAAGGGCAAACCACCGGATTTAAAGTCAGCGATTATTTAGAAGAAATCGTTCGTTTTATTGGAAAAGATATTTTTGATTATATTTTAGTTAATAATGAGCCACCCCCTGAGGAATTGATAGAAGTCTATTCCGATGAGGGCCAAATTGTAGAAAATGATTTAAAAGATAATCGAATTATCGCTTCTCCTCTTTTAGGGGGGCCAAAAGAAATTCCTAAAAAAGATTTGTTAAAAAGAAGCCTTATTCGCCACGATTCTAAAAAATTAGCACAAGAGTTGATAAAAATTGTTAATTATCTTTGA
- the rpe gene encoding ribulose-phosphate 3-epimerase — translation MKRFPIQVIPSILSADFGKLALEAKKAEECGADALHIDIMDGHFVSNLSLGPKAVAAMNRATNLFLDVHLMMYNPYDYVEQFVKAGADRITFHFEATENVEETLQFIRKCGIEAGLAFCPETSSSMIVKFLDKCDLLLLMTVNPGYGGQKFMPEMLEKIQFARDICNQMKLYKGGRFLSDLQQEKVPVFPFAIQVDGGINHKTARQCIEAGANVLVSGSYIYSAPNMAQAITSLKTLK, via the coding sequence ATGAAACGCTTTCCGATTCAAGTTATTCCTTCCATTCTTTCTGCTGATTTTGGCAAACTGGCTTTGGAAGCTAAAAAAGCAGAAGAATGCGGTGCAGATGCGTTGCATATCGATATTATGGATGGGCACTTTGTTTCTAACTTGAGTTTAGGGCCTAAAGCTGTTGCAGCAATGAATCGTGCAACAAATCTTTTTTTAGATGTGCATTTGATGATGTATAACCCTTACGATTACGTAGAACAATTTGTAAAAGCTGGCGCTGACCGAATTACTTTTCATTTTGAAGCAACAGAAAATGTAGAAGAAACGCTTCAATTTATTCGAAAGTGTGGAATAGAAGCCGGTTTAGCTTTTTGTCCGGAAACAAGCTCATCTATGATTGTGAAATTTTTAGATAAATGTGATTTGCTTCTTTTAATGACGGTAAACCCAGGGTATGGTGGACAGAAATTTATGCCTGAGATGCTAGAAAAGATTCAATTCGCACGTGATATTTGCAATCAGATGAAGTTGTATAAAGGGGGCAGATTTTTAAGTGATCTGCAACAAGAAAAAGTACCTGTGTTCCCTTTTGCCATTCAAGTAGATGGTGGGATAAACCATAAGACAGCTCGCCAATGTATAGAAGCAGGAGCGAATGTCTTAGTGTCAGGAAGTTATATTTACAGTGCACCAAATATGGCCCAAGCAATCACTAGTTTGAAAACTCTTAAGTAG
- a CDS encoding aspartate kinase encodes MNKIILKFGGAALADLGSFCSISKIIKTQLSSYSVCVVVSAMQGVTDQLFQMAKKIDPRPSLRELDMLVSTGEVFSMTLLAMALHKEGIEAISLTGEQAGIITSSCHVNAKIIDVNKERLSKELESGKVVIVAGFQGVSKKKEITTLGRGGSDITAVALAIALSCEMVQFYKDVEGIYSMDPKTYPNAELLKNISYEKAIKLMKNQSKILHPRCIALAAAHQISLQVRSFLHPNSIGTTVSDLSCAKKSNFLYEWEHLSI; translated from the coding sequence ATGAATAAAATTATTTTAAAATTTGGAGGGGCTGCTTTAGCCGATTTGGGATCTTTTTGTAGTATTAGCAAAATTATAAAAACCCAGCTAAGCTCTTATTCTGTTTGCGTTGTAGTGAGTGCAATGCAAGGAGTAACCGATCAACTCTTTCAAATGGCTAAGAAGATAGATCCCAGACCCTCTTTAAGAGAGCTAGATATGCTTGTTTCCACAGGGGAGGTTTTTAGCATGACTCTTCTAGCAATGGCTCTTCATAAAGAAGGGATAGAAGCTATTAGCTTAACGGGAGAACAGGCTGGTATTATTACTTCCTCATGCCATGTAAATGCAAAAATTATCGATGTGAATAAAGAGCGATTATCCAAGGAATTAGAATCTGGAAAAGTGGTGATTGTAGCTGGTTTTCAAGGGGTTAGTAAAAAAAAGGAGATTACAACTCTAGGCAGGGGAGGTTCTGATATAACAGCTGTTGCACTTGCTATTGCACTTTCTTGTGAGATGGTTCAATTTTATAAGGATGTAGAGGGAATTTATTCCATGGACCCAAAAACCTATCCTAATGCAGAATTGCTAAAAAACATTTCCTATGAAAAAGCTATAAAATTAATGAAAAATCAAAGTAAAATTTTACATCCTCGCTGCATTGCCTTAGCTGCAGCTCATCAAATCAGCCTACAAGTGCGCTCTTTCCTGCATCCAAATTCCATAGGAACTACAGTTAGTGATTTGAGCTGTGCAAAAAAATCAAATTTTTTGTATGAATGGGAGCATCTAAGCATTTAA